The following proteins come from a genomic window of Candidatus Binataceae bacterium:
- a CDS encoding glycosyltransferase has protein sequence MFPTLPEVEVTTSRRPRVCIATWEIEGPTRNGGIGTAYTSLADALRRAGQEVTVLYLQGSVCNDGNIVDWAEHYRTRKGINLVQLPLPHNPRIHASWASSVSYHAYNWLKEHQADFDIIHFPECQGIAFYSLLAKRQGLAFRNVTFVVSTHGPTFWVKEGNQDFLRNIGELEIDYMERVSVAAADIVTSPSRYLLDWVQSNGWQLPEQTYIAPYVLPEGILDQERPSLARSQEIREVVFFGRLEIRKGLKVFCDALDELSVNPGERPFEVTFLGKETEIYGRSSIAYISDRARRWSLPWHVVCNKNQRGAIEYLRQPGRLAVISSLGDNFPNTVLECIGARIPFLASNIGGIPEIMSPEDKEKVCFEPRADVMAERIRAALKSGGPTARPSDAFEDIERRWVRWHTSLAAAPKNSAPRRSRNGARTESIFPLVSICFAYSGNENGIASTLESLRQQDYPHLELILIQCGSNDPGSNQNHGANLNFETVKRFARPSWDIGAARNVASREARGEYLFFIDDHTLLLNPSALSIFVQVAQRTAADVVTATLSFYVGSTSERFEHSRRPFLGGDAATGAFINCFGSPNALMRRETFDRIGGFTDVAVGTLDDWEIFSKAALMGHTIETIPEVLVGYREDVDAESMVHSLVNAVRSVRPYTTLNGKISPSVSRSLSKAILFSQGLKFERDVMLGSPLSRGEQGPAVTG, from the coding sequence ATGTTTCCCACGTTACCCGAAGTCGAGGTGACCACCAGCAGGCGCCCGCGCGTTTGCATCGCGACCTGGGAAATCGAAGGACCAACTCGCAACGGGGGTATCGGCACCGCCTACACGAGCCTTGCCGACGCGCTGCGCCGGGCGGGTCAGGAGGTCACCGTCCTCTATCTGCAGGGCTCGGTGTGCAATGACGGCAACATCGTGGACTGGGCCGAGCATTATCGCACGCGCAAGGGGATCAACCTCGTCCAGTTGCCGCTGCCGCACAATCCGCGCATTCACGCCTCGTGGGCCTCGAGCGTTTCCTATCATGCCTACAACTGGCTCAAGGAGCATCAGGCCGATTTCGACATAATTCACTTCCCGGAATGCCAGGGAATTGCATTTTATAGCCTGCTTGCAAAGCGCCAGGGACTGGCGTTCCGCAATGTCACCTTCGTAGTAAGTACGCATGGACCCACCTTCTGGGTAAAGGAGGGCAACCAGGATTTCCTGCGCAATATCGGCGAACTCGAAATTGACTATATGGAGCGAGTCAGCGTCGCGGCCGCCGATATAGTAACCAGTCCCAGCCGCTACCTGCTCGACTGGGTGCAAAGCAACGGATGGCAGCTTCCCGAGCAGACTTACATAGCTCCATATGTTCTTCCAGAAGGAATACTCGACCAGGAACGGCCGTCGCTAGCCAGAAGCCAGGAAATCCGTGAAGTAGTATTCTTCGGCCGCCTCGAGATCAGGAAAGGTCTGAAGGTATTTTGCGACGCGCTGGACGAACTATCAGTGAATCCGGGTGAACGACCCTTCGAGGTTACCTTTCTCGGCAAGGAAACCGAGATCTACGGCCGCTCCAGCATTGCGTATATCAGCGATCGGGCGCGGCGATGGTCGCTGCCCTGGCACGTCGTCTGCAACAAGAATCAGCGCGGCGCGATCGAGTATCTGCGTCAGCCCGGACGCCTCGCGGTCATTTCGTCGCTCGGCGATAACTTCCCGAATACCGTGCTCGAATGTATCGGCGCGCGTATTCCGTTCCTGGCCAGCAACATTGGCGGGATTCCGGAAATCATGTCGCCCGAGGACAAGGAAAAGGTTTGCTTCGAACCGCGCGCGGATGTCATGGCCGAGCGAATCCGCGCCGCGCTCAAATCGGGCGGACCAACTGCACGCCCCTCGGATGCGTTCGAGGACATCGAACGAAGATGGGTGCGATGGCATACCAGTCTGGCTGCGGCGCCAAAGAATAGTGCGCCGCGGCGCTCGCGTAACGGCGCACGCACCGAATCGATCTTTCCACTGGTCAGCATATGTTTCGCGTACAGTGGCAACGAGAACGGTATCGCGTCCACGTTGGAATCGTTGCGGCAACAGGACTATCCGCACCTTGAACTGATCCTGATCCAGTGCGGCAGCAACGATCCGGGGTCGAACCAGAATCACGGCGCAAACCTGAACTTCGAAACGGTGAAGAGGTTCGCGCGCCCAAGCTGGGACATCGGGGCAGCGCGCAACGTCGCTTCGCGCGAAGCTCGGGGCGAATATCTATTTTTCATAGACGACCACACTCTGCTGCTCAATCCCTCGGCACTTTCGATTTTTGTTCAAGTCGCGCAGCGAACTGCTGCCGACGTAGTAACAGCCACTTTGAGTTTCTACGTTGGCTCGACGTCCGAGCGCTTCGAGCATTCGCGGCGGCCGTTCCTCGGCGGCGACGCCGCGACTGGAGCATTCATTAATTGTTTTGGCAGCCCCAATGCTCTCATGCGCCGCGAAACGTTCGATCGTATCGGCGGTTTTACCGACGTCGCCGTGGGAACCCTGGACGACTGGGAAATCTTTTCCAAGGCTGCGCTGATGGGGCACACGATAGAGACGATTCCCGAAGTCCTGGTCGGCTATCGGGAGGATGTCGATGCCGAGAGCATGGTGCATTCACTGGTCAACGCGGTGCGGAGCGTTCGGCCTTACACCACGCTCAACGGTAAAATTTCACCCTCGGTCAGCAGGTCGCTTTCGAAAGCGATTCTCTTCAGCCAGGGCCTCAAGTTCGAGCGCGATGTGATGCTGGGCAGCCCGCTTTCGCGCGGCGAGCAGGGTCCCGCGGTGACAGGGTGA
- a CDS encoding ABC transporter ATP-binding protein — MLIEVEHLTKAFKDFIAVNDVTFSAAEGEIVGLVGPNGAGKSTTIHMMLGLITPSAGTIRLLGKRLEEDRETILQNLNFSSPYTAFPPRLTVLENLTVFARIYKVENPRSAIMELLERFEIAHLRNKPVSRLSSGETTRVGLCKAFINKPRLLLLDEPTAYLDPQAAVQVREILLDMQKTSRTTILYTSHNMREVQRMCNRIIFLNRGRIVVSGTPLQITREVLREEREHPALEEVFVHVARR; from the coding sequence ATGCTGATCGAGGTCGAGCACCTGACCAAGGCCTTCAAGGACTTCATCGCGGTCAACGACGTTACATTTTCCGCCGCCGAGGGCGAGATCGTCGGCCTGGTCGGCCCGAACGGCGCGGGCAAGAGCACCACCATTCACATGATGCTCGGCCTCATCACTCCGAGCGCCGGAACGATCCGTTTGTTGGGCAAGCGTCTCGAAGAGGACCGCGAGACGATCCTGCAAAATCTGAATTTCAGCTCCCCTTACACGGCGTTCCCGCCGCGTCTCACCGTGCTCGAGAATCTCACGGTCTTTGCGCGAATCTACAAAGTGGAAAATCCGCGCTCTGCGATCATGGAATTGCTCGAGCGATTCGAAATCGCTCACCTCAGAAACAAACCTGTATCGCGATTGTCGTCGGGCGAGACTACCCGGGTTGGGTTGTGTAAAGCGTTTATTAATAAGCCGCGGCTTTTATTGCTCGACGAGCCGACTGCGTATCTCGATCCGCAGGCCGCCGTGCAGGTGAGAGAAATCCTCCTGGATATGCAGAAGACCTCACGAACTACAATTCTATATACCTCCCATAACATGCGCGAGGTTCAGCGCATGTGCAATCGAATTATATTTCTTAATCGCGGCCGAATCGTCGTAAGCGGCACGCCCCTCCAGATCACTCGTGAAGTACTGCGAGAGGAGCGCGAGCATCCTGCGCTCGAGGAAGTATTCGTCCATGTTGCAAGGCGCTAG
- a CDS encoding ABC transporter permease: MLQGASRMRMHRIVAIIVRHLYEIRRNANHVTNMIYWPIMNIMVWGFFTIYLRRDAMRPGLVSCLLGAVILWGLFNGFQRDMAVGFLDELWSRNLVNLFASPLSVPEYVTGLVAVNAIKVMIGVAFEAVIAWMFYHFNIFPMLPQFVPFILNLALFALAIGVAVTGLIFRYTTKFQTLAWSFAGVLMPLSCVFYPLDALPGFLRPIAWLLPTTHSFEGMRQIITRGEFSIAHFNWGLALNFCYFGLAMIFFSAMFESAKQRGLLVKME, from the coding sequence ATGTTGCAAGGCGCTAGCCGGATGCGGATGCATCGTATCGTCGCCATAATCGTGCGGCACCTCTACGAGATCCGCCGCAATGCGAATCACGTTACGAACATGATCTACTGGCCGATCATGAACATCATGGTCTGGGGCTTCTTTACTATCTATCTGAGGCGCGACGCGATGCGCCCGGGCCTGGTGAGTTGCCTGCTCGGCGCGGTAATCCTGTGGGGGTTGTTCAATGGCTTTCAGCGCGACATGGCAGTTGGCTTCCTCGACGAGCTATGGTCGCGAAACCTGGTGAATCTATTCGCCTCGCCCCTCAGTGTTCCGGAATACGTCACCGGCCTCGTCGCGGTAAACGCGATCAAGGTGATGATCGGTGTCGCGTTTGAAGCGGTAATCGCATGGATGTTTTACCACTTCAACATTTTTCCGATGCTGCCGCAGTTCGTGCCCTTCATCCTCAATCTGGCATTATTCGCGCTCGCGATCGGCGTCGCAGTGACCGGGCTGATTTTTCGTTATACGACGAAGTTTCAGACGCTGGCATGGAGTTTCGCCGGCGTGCTGATGCCGCTATCGTGCGTCTTCTATCCGCTTGATGCTCTGCCCGGGTTCCTTCGCCCCATCGCGTGGCTGCTGCCGACCACTCACAGCTTCGAGGGGATGCGTCAGATTATCACTCGAGGTGAGTTTTCGATTGCCCACTTCAACTGGGGTCTCGCACTCAACTTCTGCTATTTCGGTCTCGCGATGATCTTCTTCAGCGCGATGTTCGAATCGGCCAAGCAGCGTGGGCTGCTGGTAAAGATGGAATAG
- the aroE gene encoding shikimate dehydrogenase yields MTSAAFHKIAGTTRLTGIFGDPVDHSRSPAMHNAAYAALELDRIYVPFHVKPAALPTALRSITALGILGVNLTVPHKERAVRLVDELSAEARVLGAVNCVANRKGRLYGDNTDARGLELDLRERAPGLAGGVAIVIGAGGGAAAAAVACLRIGVSKIVIANRTRARAARLARRIAKSFRRAPRIEVRGLDALFDAQLLAGAHGILNATPMGLTTRRFARLNYEAAAEDCFFYDLIYAAKPTPFLEPAVEAGRRAADGAGMLVNQGELAFKLFNGVAPPRGVMSSALFESLGRTLDVE; encoded by the coding sequence GTGACATCGGCCGCCTTTCACAAGATCGCGGGAACGACCCGACTCACCGGCATCTTTGGCGATCCGGTTGATCATTCGAGATCCCCGGCGATGCACAACGCTGCATATGCAGCGCTCGAGTTGGATCGCATCTACGTTCCGTTCCACGTGAAGCCGGCCGCATTGCCGACCGCTTTGCGCTCCATCACTGCTCTCGGCATCCTCGGCGTCAACCTGACGGTGCCGCACAAAGAACGAGCGGTACGGCTGGTGGACGAACTGAGCGCCGAAGCGCGGGTCCTGGGTGCGGTGAATTGCGTCGCGAACCGCAAGGGACGGCTTTACGGCGACAACACTGATGCCCGCGGCCTCGAGCTCGATCTTCGCGAGCGCGCGCCAGGGCTCGCGGGCGGAGTCGCGATCGTGATTGGCGCGGGCGGCGGTGCTGCCGCTGCCGCCGTCGCGTGCTTAAGAATCGGCGTTTCCAAAATCGTCATCGCCAATCGAACCCGGGCGCGAGCTGCGCGCCTGGCCCGGCGCATTGCCAAATCATTTCGCCGCGCGCCCAGGATCGAGGTTCGCGGGCTTGATGCCTTGTTCGACGCTCAATTGCTCGCGGGCGCGCACGGCATTCTGAACGCGACACCGATGGGCCTGACGACGCGCCGCTTCGCGCGGCTCAACTACGAGGCCGCGGCCGAAGACTGCTTCTTCTATGACTTGATCTATGCGGCGAAGCCCACGCCGTTTCTCGAGCCGGCCGTCGAAGCGGGACGGCGCGCCGCCGACGGCGCGGGCATGCTGGTGAACCAGGGCGAGCTCGCTTTCAAGCTATTTAATGGTGTCGCGCCGCCGCGCGGTGTGATGAGCTCCGCCCTCTTCGAGAGCCTGGGTCGCACGCTCGACGTCGAATGA
- the pyrE gene encoding orotate phosphoribosyltransferase has product MNSDYRKELLETLIRECYVEREVTLASGKKSNYYLDCRRAMFLPRAAFLAGELMLEMAVGAGVEQIGGMAAAAIPVTDAILAAAYRHNVTMRGFFVRKEAKTHGMGKQIEGAFQSGLKTAVLDDTITTGGSTIDALKAVRESGAIVIAALFLVDRQEGGAEAFAREGLSIQSVYKGQELQRAAKELA; this is encoded by the coding sequence ATGAACTCCGACTACCGCAAAGAATTGCTCGAGACTCTCATCCGCGAGTGCTACGTCGAACGCGAAGTCACACTCGCCTCGGGGAAGAAGTCGAACTACTACCTCGATTGCCGGCGCGCAATGTTCTTGCCGCGCGCGGCATTTCTGGCTGGCGAGCTGATGCTCGAGATGGCGGTCGGGGCCGGTGTCGAGCAAATCGGCGGGATGGCGGCGGCGGCGATTCCGGTGACCGACGCGATTCTCGCCGCCGCGTATCGACACAATGTCACGATGCGCGGCTTTTTCGTGCGCAAGGAAGCGAAGACCCATGGAATGGGCAAGCAGATCGAAGGCGCCTTCCAATCCGGGCTCAAGACGGCCGTGCTCGACGATACGATCACGACCGGCGGCTCGACTATCGACGCACTGAAGGCTGTGCGCGAAAGCGGCGCGATCGTCATCGCAGCGCTATTTCTCGTCGATCGGCAGGAGGGCGGCGCCGAGGCATTCGCGCGCGAGGGCCTGAGTATACAGTCAGTTTACAAGGGCCAAGAGCTCCAGCGCGCCGCGAAAGAACTCGCGTGA
- a CDS encoding isoprenylcysteine carboxylmethyltransferase family protein: MGIEQNKPQMIPPRYYLILLAALVVERIFELYLSKRNASRAFQRGASEAGQNHYKVMVVLHSAFIASCALEAVFFPRAIAPAIGWTALGAEVLAQALRYWAIATLGERWNTRIIVTHSAAPVTGGPYRLVRHPNYVAVAIEIAAVPLIGGAVVTAIVFSIANAFLLAVRIRAEERALGTSWAAAFDSRPRFMPALHRGKQR, encoded by the coding sequence GTGGGCATCGAGCAGAACAAGCCTCAAATGATTCCGCCGCGCTATTATCTGATCCTGTTGGCCGCCTTGGTGGTCGAGAGAATATTCGAACTCTACCTGTCCAAGCGCAACGCATCGCGTGCATTTCAACGCGGCGCGAGCGAAGCGGGGCAGAACCATTACAAGGTGATGGTCGTGCTCCACAGCGCGTTTATCGCGTCGTGTGCCTTGGAGGCGGTGTTCTTCCCGCGGGCAATCGCACCGGCGATAGGGTGGACCGCGCTCGGCGCCGAAGTCCTCGCGCAGGCCCTTCGTTACTGGGCGATCGCCACGCTTGGCGAGCGCTGGAACACGCGCATCATCGTCACGCATTCGGCAGCGCCTGTGACCGGCGGACCCTACAGGCTCGTGCGGCATCCGAACTACGTCGCCGTCGCGATCGAGATTGCCGCCGTGCCGCTGATCGGCGGCGCAGTGGTGACGGCGATCGTCTTCTCGATCGCAAACGCATTTCTGCTCGCGGTCCGGATCCGCGCCGAAGAGCGCGCGCTTGGGACATCGTGGGCGGCGGCCTTCGATTCGCGACCACGATTCATGCCGGCGCTCCATCGCGGCAAGCAGCGGTGA
- a CDS encoding DUF1614 domain-containing protein yields the protein MFFAPFVFFWALIFFLLLAFLFALIQIHIINYAFTMVGLPPSLAMLALLAALIGSYINIPITRIESNAPRTGPLVRSFGVAYRVPTHLASGSTVIAINVGGAIVPILISAYVLFHWPAIIGASIIGTAVVTFVVHRFARPIPGLGIATPMLVPPIAAALVAYVMDATVGVHHRDAVAFISGVMGTLIGADLLNLDHIAGLGAPVASIGGAGTFDGIFLTGIVAVLLA from the coding sequence GTGTTTTTCGCACCATTCGTCTTCTTCTGGGCGCTGATCTTCTTCCTCTTGCTGGCTTTCCTGTTTGCGCTGATTCAGATCCACATCATCAACTATGCGTTCACGATGGTGGGGCTGCCGCCGTCGCTGGCGATGCTCGCGCTGCTGGCTGCGCTGATTGGCAGCTACATCAACATCCCGATAACGCGCATCGAAAGTAACGCGCCGCGCACCGGGCCGCTGGTGCGCAGCTTCGGCGTCGCGTACCGCGTCCCCACGCATCTGGCGAGCGGCTCGACCGTGATTGCGATCAATGTCGGCGGAGCGATCGTTCCGATCCTGATATCAGCCTACGTCCTGTTCCATTGGCCGGCGATAATCGGTGCGTCGATCATCGGCACCGCGGTCGTGACCTTCGTCGTGCATCGCTTTGCGCGCCCGATCCCGGGCCTCGGAATCGCCACGCCGATGCTGGTGCCGCCGATCGCCGCTGCGCTGGTCGCCTACGTCATGGACGCGACCGTCGGCGTTCATCATCGCGACGCCGTGGCGTTCATCAGCGGCGTGATGGGCACGCTCATCGGCGCCGACCTGCTCAACCTCGATCACATCGCGGGCCTCGGCGCGCCAGTCGCATCGATCGGCGGCGCCGGCACCTTCGACGGCATCTTCCTGACCGGCATCGTCGCCGTCCTGCTCGCATAG
- a CDS encoding Zn-ribbon domain-containing OB-fold protein, protein MSEYLKPLPKPSPTSKPFWDAAKQHKLQLQKCGACGKFVYYPRDRCPHCFADALKWEPVSGRGKVYSYTTVYRSSSRRFMEPYILAIVELDEGPRVTTNIIADPKEVRVEMPVVAYFDDVTPDHTLVKFKPA, encoded by the coding sequence ATGAGCGAATACCTGAAGCCTCTCCCAAAGCCGTCGCCAACGAGCAAACCTTTCTGGGACGCGGCCAAGCAGCACAAGCTGCAACTGCAGAAGTGCGGCGCCTGCGGGAAGTTCGTCTACTATCCGCGCGATCGATGCCCGCATTGCTTTGCCGACGCGCTCAAGTGGGAGCCGGTCAGCGGGCGCGGCAAGGTTTACAGCTATACAACGGTGTATCGCTCATCGAGCCGCCGCTTCATGGAGCCGTACATCCTTGCGATCGTCGAGCTCGACGAAGGCCCGCGCGTGACGACCAACATCATCGCGGATCCCAAGGAAGTGCGAGTCGAGATGCCGGTCGTCGCATACTTCGACGACGTCACACCCGATCACACGCTGGTGAAATTCAAACCCGCGTAA
- a CDS encoding thiolase family protein, producing MSLKGKAAAIGIGELKPLKEPGNHTALGLMATVAAEAIADAGLEKKDIDGFLVGVPFADPGFIYPASAAEVLGLECKMLNQVDIGGASPAGMIWRAAAAIDAGMCNAVLCLVADLNKAGDQRPPTVSVQREFESPYGNIGANCGYAMIARRHMHEYGTTSEQMAKVAVDQRTNALKNPLATFNDKPITIADVLKSRVIVDPLHLFEIVSPVSGGAAVIVASPEVAKRAKHPPIWLQGAGEFANHSSITYAPSLTESPIKTAADSAFKMAGLKPQDMQIVCPYDCYTITVIVTIEDAGFCKKGQGGAFVAEHDLTYKGDFPCNTHGGQLSFGQPGLAGGMSHVTEMIRQLMGRGGERQVKNASLGYVNGNGGIMSEQVALIMERKS from the coding sequence ATGAGTCTTAAGGGAAAAGCCGCCGCGATCGGTATCGGCGAACTCAAACCGCTCAAGGAGCCGGGCAATCATACGGCGCTCGGCCTGATGGCGACGGTTGCTGCCGAGGCGATCGCCGATGCCGGCCTCGAAAAGAAAGACATCGACGGGTTCCTGGTCGGCGTGCCGTTTGCCGATCCGGGTTTCATCTATCCTGCGAGCGCGGCCGAAGTCCTGGGCCTCGAATGCAAGATGCTGAACCAGGTCGATATCGGCGGTGCGAGTCCCGCCGGGATGATCTGGCGCGCCGCCGCCGCGATCGACGCCGGGATGTGCAACGCGGTGCTATGCCTCGTCGCCGACCTGAACAAAGCCGGCGACCAGCGCCCGCCGACTGTCTCGGTGCAACGCGAGTTCGAGTCGCCCTACGGCAATATCGGCGCGAACTGCGGCTACGCGATGATCGCGCGCCGCCATATGCACGAGTACGGCACCACCTCCGAGCAGATGGCGAAGGTCGCCGTCGATCAGCGCACCAACGCGCTCAAGAATCCGCTCGCCACTTTCAATGACAAGCCGATCACGATCGCCGACGTGCTCAAGTCGCGCGTCATCGTCGATCCCCTGCACCTGTTCGAGATCGTAAGTCCGGTAAGCGGCGGAGCGGCGGTGATCGTGGCGTCGCCGGAAGTCGCCAAGCGCGCGAAGCATCCGCCGATCTGGCTGCAGGGCGCCGGCGAGTTCGCCAATCATTCATCGATCACGTACGCGCCATCGCTGACCGAATCGCCGATCAAGACCGCGGCGGATTCGGCCTTCAAGATGGCCGGGCTCAAGCCGCAGGACATGCAGATCGTTTGTCCATACGATTGTTACACGATCACAGTGATCGTCACGATCGAGGACGCGGGCTTCTGCAAAAAAGGCCAGGGCGGCGCGTTTGTCGCCGAGCACGATCTCACCTACAAAGGCGATTTCCCCTGCAACACGCATGGCGGGCAGTTGTCATTCGGTCAACCGGGGTTGGCCGGAGGTATGAGTCACGTCACCGAGATGATTCGTCAGTTGATGGGCCGCGGCGGTGAGCGCCAGGTGAAAAACGCCTCGCTCGGCTACGTCAACGGCAACGGCGGCATCATGAGCGAGCAGGTCGCCCTCATCATGGAGCGCAAATCATGA
- a CDS encoding phosphoribosyltransferase family protein, with translation MSSPEILELFAARKGHFRFESGHHGDLWLDIPRAYTNPRRLRNFASQLARRMIRHNAELVCGPLVEGALLAQMVAEEMGAEFVFAEQFVRTDPSRLFPTGYRIPAALRSFLTGKRVAVVDDVINAGSAVRGAIEDLETCGATVVAIGALMARIDQASALAASKGASLECLAPMPASQLWEPPQCPLCTSGIALE, from the coding sequence ATGTCGAGCCCAGAAATCCTGGAGTTGTTTGCCGCGCGCAAGGGACATTTCCGTTTCGAGTCCGGCCATCACGGCGACCTCTGGCTCGACATTCCTCGCGCGTACACGAATCCGCGGCGTCTTCGCAACTTCGCATCGCAACTCGCGCGTCGGATGATCAGACACAACGCCGAGCTTGTCTGCGGGCCGCTGGTCGAGGGTGCGCTACTTGCGCAGATGGTTGCCGAGGAAATGGGAGCGGAGTTCGTCTTCGCCGAGCAGTTTGTGCGGACCGATCCGAGTCGCCTTTTCCCCACGGGCTATCGGATTCCGGCAGCTCTGCGCTCGTTCCTGACAGGAAAGCGCGTCGCGGTTGTTGACGATGTGATCAATGCGGGGTCGGCGGTTCGCGGCGCGATCGAAGACCTCGAAACCTGCGGCGCCACTGTCGTCGCGATCGGCGCGCTCATGGCACGAATCGACCAGGCCTCGGCTCTTGCCGCGAGCAAGGGCGCCTCGCTCGAATGCCTGGCACCGATGCCGGCAAGCCAGCTCTGGGAACCTCCACAGTGTCCGTTGTGTACATCAGGAATCGCGCTCGAATAA
- a CDS encoding CHRD domain-containing protein: MLTAAALALLVIAATQPAAAQQPTAAPSTSYQAFPSPQQEPGPSSGETTTAIGLLEFDPYLTQVQVTFYLKNLNPSQIAAFHLHCGLPGQLGPIVVNFNIFGSFTQTFSQVDSNTYLFSQTVTDADVDEANWPPSSLRPPPACAANNIGPAPATNIAGIEALARIGQLYFNVHVGNSIRQPTYFFGLIRGQVYSVETPINAALPAVM; the protein is encoded by the coding sequence ATGCTAACTGCCGCGGCGCTCGCGCTCTTAGTGATCGCTGCGACCCAGCCTGCCGCCGCGCAGCAGCCGACCGCCGCACCATCAACAAGCTACCAGGCGTTTCCCAGCCCGCAGCAGGAGCCTGGTCCTTCGAGCGGTGAAACGACAACCGCGATCGGACTACTCGAATTCGATCCTTATCTGACCCAGGTGCAGGTCACGTTTTATCTCAAAAATCTCAATCCATCGCAGATCGCGGCCTTTCACCTTCATTGCGGACTGCCCGGACAGCTAGGTCCCATAGTCGTCAACTTCAACATATTTGGATCGTTCACACAGACTTTCTCCCAGGTGGACTCCAACACTTATCTCTTCTCTCAGACCGTGACAGATGCGGACGTTGACGAGGCAAACTGGCCGCCAAGTTCTTTGCGCCCGCCTCCAGCTTGCGCCGCGAACAATATCGGACCGGCACCCGCGACAAACATCGCCGGCATCGAGGCCCTGGCGAGAATCGGACAGCTTTATTTCAACGTGCATGTCGGTAACAGCATTCGGCAGCCAACGTACTTTTTCGGACTGATTCGAGGCCAGGTTTATTCGGTAGAGACGCCGATCAACGCCGCCCTACCCGCAGTGATGTAG
- a CDS encoding DUF1329 domain-containing protein, whose amino-acid sequence MLAGVVFCAFECSARAQGYAAAIASDEPSIAPGSRITLQNWQRYKQFMSAGMIALFEGSHFWRLPPNIEIEIGPTISIPLPAKYLQDTARYANRTALTKTRDGGYVPTGYVAGLPFPEPQKGDPALTGERVFWDTYYRYQPRVQGAPNFSYSLDPAGDMTQTSESTYVQSQLTFLSDPAMPAAVPEANPSVYTAKFDEELSPEQSRYSTLLDLLPSDPTKVDELYEYVPALRRSLRLSQAARCAPVFGSDYLVDDENNGPPGLPQLFKVDYLGEKKILALVHATPAAFDSPGTAVGLDSRFFYAGGAGVVPFPKPAAGRWELRDSYVIALERLPQFADGYCYRKRVLYVDKENYFAAAQLDLYDSADQLFKSQMIISYPQAIPGTANDVVQSVAGSNTSFLINFKDKHLSVEPNLHACINSDCARNGYFDVSRYASPEGLMKIVQ is encoded by the coding sequence GTGCTTGCGGGCGTGGTTTTCTGCGCCTTCGAATGCTCGGCGCGTGCGCAAGGCTATGCCGCCGCGATCGCATCGGACGAGCCGTCAATCGCGCCCGGCAGCAGGATCACGCTCCAGAATTGGCAACGCTACAAACAGTTCATGTCCGCGGGGATGATAGCGCTGTTCGAGGGCTCGCATTTCTGGCGGTTGCCGCCGAACATCGAGATTGAAATCGGTCCGACGATTTCAATTCCGCTGCCCGCGAAATATCTGCAAGACACGGCTCGCTATGCGAATCGCACAGCGCTGACCAAGACTCGCGATGGCGGCTACGTGCCGACTGGCTATGTCGCGGGCTTGCCGTTCCCCGAGCCGCAGAAGGGCGACCCGGCGCTCACCGGAGAGCGAGTCTTCTGGGATACTTACTACCGCTATCAGCCGCGAGTTCAGGGCGCGCCGAATTTTTCCTATAGCCTCGATCCCGCAGGTGATATGACGCAGACTTCGGAATCGACTTATGTGCAATCGCAGCTCACGTTCCTGAGCGATCCCGCAATGCCAGCGGCAGTCCCTGAGGCGAATCCATCCGTGTACACGGCCAAATTTGATGAGGAGCTCTCGCCTGAACAATCCAGGTACTCGACCCTGCTCGATCTGCTGCCGTCGGATCCCACAAAGGTTGACGAGCTGTACGAGTACGTTCCCGCACTAAGACGTTCTTTGCGGCTGTCGCAGGCTGCGCGATGCGCTCCGGTATTCGGCAGCGACTACCTCGTCGATGACGAGAACAACGGACCTCCGGGGCTGCCGCAGCTTTTCAAAGTTGACTATCTCGGCGAAAAGAAAATCCTCGCGCTCGTGCACGCGACGCCCGCGGCTTTCGATTCTCCCGGTACCGCAGTCGGACTCGATTCGCGATTCTTCTACGCCGGCGGCGCGGGTGTCGTGCCGTTTCCGAAACCCGCGGCCGGCAGGTGGGAACTGCGCGACAGCTACGTCATCGCGCTTGAGCGACTGCCTCAATTCGCCGACGGCTATTGCTATCGCAAGCGAGTACTATACGTGGACAAGGAAAACTACTTCGCCGCTGCCCAACTCGACCTATACGATTCCGCCGATCAGCTATTCAAGTCGCAAATGATCATCTCATATCCGCAGGCAATCCCCGGCACAGCGAATGACGTAGTACAGTCGGTAGCGGGTTCGAATACTTCATTTCTGATTAATTTCAAGGACAAACATCTGAGTGTCGAGCCGAACCTGCATGCCTGTATCAATTCCGATTGCGCGCGCAACGGTTACTTCGACGTCAGCCGCTACGCCAGCCCTGAAGGACTGATGAAAATCGTGCAGTAG